A region of the Rhizobium binae genome:
TGGTTCAAAGATGGTCAATTAGCTCTGAGTTACTAACCTTATTGCGAAACTTCTCTCGCGCTGAGATCAACTCGATGGATAACCTTAGACCCCAGCGTTCCTTGCCGGTTATAGTTGGGCCCTCGCAACCTCCTTCGGCTAGCTAGTCCTCGCCATCAAACCGCGGCAGCGGCTGAATATTTTCCGCCCAGGCCAGAGCCGACCGGCACCATATCTGTTTCTTTGGCGTCAGGTCCCGCCGCTGGTCGATGCTGCCGAGACGGATACCGATCGAGCCGCCTTCGCCATCGGTGCGATAGAGCGGTGATCCGCAATTCGCACAGAAGAATTGCCGGCTGAGGGCGCCGCTGTCGCCATGTTTCGCATAGCTGCGCGGTTCACCCGAAATAAGCGTGAAGCTTTCCGGTTGCGCCGGCGCGGTGACGCGGTAGGCCGAGCCCGTCAGCCGCTGGCAATCGGTGCAATGGCAGATCGAAACCCGCTCCGCGTCGATTTCCGCCTGATAGCGGATCGCGCCGCAATGGCATCCTC
Encoded here:
- a CDS encoding GFA family protein produces the protein MQITGGCHCGAIRYQAEIDAERVSICHCTDCQRLTGSAYRVTAPAQPESFTLISGEPRSYAKHGDSGALSRQFFCANCGSPLYRTDGEGGSIGIRLGSIDQRRDLTPKKQIWCRSALAWAENIQPLPRFDGED